Part of the Diceros bicornis minor isolate mBicDic1 chromosome 17, mDicBic1.mat.cur, whole genome shotgun sequence genome is shown below.
AGAGACACTAGAATCCCAATTCTAGTTCTgactaaaatattaaaagcatCCAATCTGCAAAATTAAACATCCCAAATGGGATTCCCACTGAAAAGATTTAAACACCTGCACTAAATCTATTTCACACATTGAAAAATAACAGCTGTACATATATTGTACATTCATTTCCACTGAACAACATCAAAATCTATTTCCAGTTTATTTATCTCTTAATCATAACATTAGTATAATGAATGATGACCTCAAATGTGTTTAAATATAATTTGCATCATTGCTGTGTTACAGAATAGATACTCTTCATCTCAAATGTTTCCAGGTTATTTTGGGGAGAGTTTGTGTCATTGCTACACTTTCCTTGACTTAAAGCCAAGAAACTCAGAAGATATTAAGCATATTCCATAGTACAAAGGACTACACATGTTTTTAAGCAAACTGGCCACAAAATTGTACATGAAaaaattacatacaataaaatttaacagaatTACAAGTAGGAGAAATAGAAGTACACACAGAAAAGATACATTGTAAATTGCTATTTCGTCCTTTTTGGGACTCATCAGTACAGTGTAGCTAATGCtataaaacttgaaaacattttgtttCTAAAACTCAATAGTATATAAACAGTTCTGAAATTTGGTATTGAATGCTTAAAGAGTTCAAGTAATTAATTATTTGTGATTTAATCTGGGATAAAAGCAGAATTTTAAATCCAATAAAGGGTAAAATAAAGAATGGTATTTGTTCATAGGTATAATATCTATTTAGTGCActgtaatttaaaacataaacactgagaattaaaatgtaaaaagcacTTTGTCAGTGTTTCTATGTTTTAAAATACagagtacaaaataaatattagttttagtACTTTCAAATTTTCCTATATATTTGTAACTGGCAGTAATAGAATTTTGAATGtgctaataaattttttaaaggtcACAGGCCAATTGTTATTTTCTCCTTGGTTATTAAAATCGTTTTGCATGGTTCCAGCTAGCATGGTCATTTTTACGGTTCCATGTATGCAAAGAAAGGAAGATCTGTATAGGGAAAGAGGAGTTCACTGATTATACTCTGTGTTCAAAATATAAATGCCATTCAATACCTGTTTAATTTAGAATCATGCTCTTCCAAATCCCTGTATTATACACTCCATGAGAGTTTGCATCTTTACTGTCAACAAATATTATGAATGCATACTAGTAATGTTTTTGGTAGATCAAGCAGTGGAGCAGCAACTGTATATAACAATTTACAATGCATCTTTTCTATTGCTAAAAAGGGCTTGAAATATGTTGGCACTTAGAGGTATGATTTGGCTTGCTACAAATCCATTTCCTGTCTGCGTAGGTCCTGGCACTACTGATCCCATTGTCATTCAGGTAGGCACATTCTCCAGTTCCTTTGATAACACAcctaaaaccaaaaacaaaaatattaaaaattcatagGTCGGACATCTATGTTCATTCCTCCACTATAATCTTCAGCAGCCCCACTCCaggtttttttaatgtgaattaAGAGGAAAGTAAAAATTTATCATTAATATAGCTTCTTAGTAACATATAATATTTCTGTATTTAGTTCCTTTTATGTTCTGAAGATCCCTGCTTGAATATCACAAGTTTTCATTCATCTATACCAAACTCTGTTATGTTGTTGATTAGGTACTTAACTAGTGATTGCTGTTGTTGACAAACGAACTGCTGTCATCAGTAGCCTTCAGTGAAGATTATTTTCAGTATTCTCCTGAACTGTTTCAtcaatatgttaaaataaaactatttacttACTTGCAAAATCCTAAAAGGGCTTACTTAGCTTTGATTGATGGGAGTGATTGAGCCCCTACATTTTATCTGCTCCGATGTAATGACTACAATCAAAATACCCCCACTAAAATGTTCGCAATGCAAGGAACCGTTACTAAGTTCCTTCTTTCTGGAGATAAAACGATACGAGAGATTTCCATATGTTTGCTGGAGACCTTCCTTCTATGAATTGACGCAGCAGCTAGAAGAGTGGACTTAAGAATCTTGTGCATATCAGTTCTTCAGTGGATGTCTAGGATTTTAGAGCCCCTGCCGTGCATCAGCTGTTCTCTCTACACTCTAAATAGGGATTTCAACAAAGTTTAAATCAGTGGATGAAAGTATAAGAACTATGTCAAATATCATCATGTTAAAGATTCCAACTGAAATCAGTAAGCAAAGTTTTTCTAAAGGTACAGCTAATAAATGGAAGAGTATAAAAAAGATTTATATTTCTTCCCTCATAGTGCAGTAGGCTTTCCATGAAAttaaatttattgtctcagaAACACAACTCACATACATAACCACACATAAACACAGTAGAAggaaaagaattctcaaaacgtACGAGACGTTATATTCACTGTTGTCTGTCCATTTCCAAACGTGACGTGATGATTCTCTGCTAAGGCCAATCCAGTGGTCAGAAGGGCCTTTGTATCTTTTCAGGAAATTCTGTTATAAAACAcggaaaatgaaaacatgtgtctctttctctcatatcACTCTTGAATCTCTCTTCCCTACAGCCTTCTCTTTTTGGATGGCAGCATGGTATAATTGCGAAGCTTAAACTTTGGAGTTAGACTATCCCCCAATTCTCAGCTTAAGTCATTCAATGTCTCTGATCCTAAATTACTTTATTTAAAGTGACCACAATCCCCATTTGACTGGGAAAGTCCCAGATTATGCCTGTTGTTCCAGCATTATATTAATATTGTCACTATCATCCCCAAAATGCCCCAAtttagatgataaattatatgactACCATATTTCTTTGTACAATGGGAACAATTCATCTAATCTTGCAGGTTAACTACCAGGATTATATGAAAGAATGTATCTAAAATGTCTGACAGGGTTCCAGGCAGAGAATACATCCCCAACAAATGTTATGCACTAATCTGCATCCCATACCCCCGAGTCTGCCTGGAAGGGGATCCTTCCTCATCTTTCAGCTTTAACCCTACACAGCCTCCCTTTCTCAGGGGGCTGAGTATTCAGTAAAGAACATAAACCAAAAACATTTCTTACCAGTTCCTCCAGGTTTTCAAACTGAGCAAGACAAGCTTCTAATGAGGCACAGAAAGTTTGGCTGAATGTCCAATTCCTTGtctcttcagaaaaataaaaacatttacttCCAAACCCAATCCATTGTTTTGGGCAGGCAGCGCACACAGGGAACTCTAGGACTGGTGTCGCCTCTCTCACTAAAAGTTGGACAACCACAATGAATTATAATAAATAAGTTTTCTCAtccttttaatctatttttctaCTTACCATCCTGAGGTCAGTTTCGAAGTATGTACGTTAGATTGCTGCTTTCCTAACTCATCACTAAGAGTCTTATCCTAAGCACAATAGTCATCAGTCTTCAAACAGGCACCTGGGCACTTGACTTTCTGAGGGGTACATGGACACTAATGGTTTTAAGGAAGTTAATTTCTACAGCATTTAACTTCCATAGTACAGTAGGACTCTTTTCTAGTATCATAGATTCTTCCTTTCCCACAGCCTCTTTAATAGTAGCCCTTCTTCCTCTTGACAAAAGAAAGGCAAACTCCTTAGCTGTCCTAGATTTTACTATGGTACATTTCTTAGGGGGTACAAAACCTTCCAGTCAACAAAACATAACACAATTCAAATATTGATTTGGGTACCAAAAATACAATGTAGGACTTCCTatagttttctgttttatatgtatttctgttaaatatgtataaaaaatattttggtccTTGTTCTAAAACCAGCAAGATTACAGAATGTAGGCTATGGGAAGATTagacatttttgttttataaccTAACCTTTTCCTCTCTTAACATAACATCTTAACATAACATAAGAAAAACTGCATTGCTTCTTGGAAAGTCTTGCgaaaggcaaaacaaaaacacatttggTAAGAAATACGGAACACTAAAGATGACTTTTAGTTCCCCTTATATTTAAAGGAAGCAATTTGTTTACAGCTATTCTCAATCCTTACCCCTAGGGTAAGTCACGGGGTTGAAAGTAGTGAAAGCAAATAGCT
Proteins encoded:
- the LOC131416359 gene encoding C-type lectin domain family 2 member H-like, translated to MAEASLKILQADLIFRDDMEKGGSGKTLQRKCLKIIFPVTLAKIYCCFALIIVLLASVILLSVALAVREATPVLEFPVCAACPKQWIGFGSKCFYFSEETRNWTFSQTFCASLEACLAQFENLEELNFLKRYKGPSDHWIGLSRESSRHVWKWTDNSEYNVSCVIKGTGECAYLNDNGISSARTYADRKWICSKPNHTSKCQHISSPF